A single genomic interval of Zingiber officinale cultivar Zhangliang chromosome 4A, Zo_v1.1, whole genome shotgun sequence harbors:
- the LOC121971243 gene encoding receptor-like serine/threonine-protein kinase At4g25390 has product MCPASAVLVAALAVLLFRCHARRGDSGDPSPPQTPPRFLRQFSYAQLRRATAFFAHSHFLGHGGFGPVFRVALPSGEEFAVKVMDSCDSLRGEREFLNELALAARFLSVPSAASAVVPAIGFCVVDGDREHRRRWWRWWRREDAVDALEAVGASPRRRQQRKLILVYDLMRKGSLQDALLERRCPEMMNWARRFAVVRDVVRGLHFLHAACDPPVIHGDIKPSNILLDDRLAAKIADFGLARLHRVPLSASEDETLGISVAKTGESATSTETGFEDVEAYGASDTSAASPATTVEPASASEVEALLDSVSIDEEMGEAIPGSEDGSRKKKIGAFPGRDWWWKQKSKSVSCDRAEDYLTEWIQSETKKEAPTWESDDQATGKKNKKNIIRRGAEWWASLYQEWWLKRGNKSRPTREWWREEFYEELLLRRHKPKPEAFTKSKSTNYGSREQLRRWQNDEHSTSPLQKRRRSKKNHNQCRDPGRRVNSWIDQFSGEINTVERSQRRSSSTLSRRGTLCYLAPEHSGSSGMLTEKCDIYSFGVLLLVIVSGRRPLQVMASVAASDRERANLMSWAKYLARSGRLLDLVDPGLCAVDMEQALLCVKVALLCLQKTPSARPTSEEILSMLNGESEPPILPLEFSPPTRIIGE; this is encoded by the coding sequence ATGTGCCCTGCATCCGCCGTCCTCGTCGCCGCCCTGGCCGTGCTCCTCTTCCGCTGCCATGCTCGCCGAGGCGACAGCGGCGATCCCTCCCCTCCCCAGACCCCGCCCCGCTTTCTCCGCCAGTTCTCCTACGCTCAGCTCCGCCGAGCCACCGCCTTCTTCGCCCACTCCCACTTCCTCGGCCACGGCGGCTTTGGTCCGGTCTTCCGAGTCGCCCTCCCTTCCGGCGAGGAATTCGCGGTCAAGGTCATGGACTCCTGTGACTCCCTTCGCGGCGAGCGTGAGTTCCTTAACGAACTCGCCCTTGCCGCCCGgttcctctccgtgccatccgcCGCCTCCGCCGTCGTCCCGGCTATCGGATTCTGCGTCGTCGACGGCGACCGGGAGCACCGTCGTCGTTGGTGGCGATGGTGGCGCCGGGAGGACGCGGTCGACGCGTTGGAGGCCGTCGGGGCATCGCCGAGGCGGCGGCAGCAGCGGAAACTCATCTTAGTCTACGATCTGATGCGAAAGGGGAGCCTCCAGGACGCGCTGCTGGAACGCCGGTGCCCGGAGATGATGAATTGGGCGAGGCGGTTTGCCGTGGTGCGCGACGTCGTCCGCGGCCTCCACTTCCTCCACGCCGCTTGCGATCCACCGGTGATCCATGGCGACATCAAGCCCAGCAACATCCTCCTCGACGACAGGCTCGCCGCCAAGATAGCCGACTTCGGCCTCGCGCGCCTCCATCGCGTCCCCCTCTCGGCCTCCGAGGACGAAACCCTAGGCATCTCGGTCGCAAAGACCGGGGAGAGCGCGACGTCAACGGAAACGGGGTTCGAGGACGTCGAGGCATACGGCGCGTCGGATACGTCGGCGGCCTCGCCGGCGACCACTGTAGAGCCGGCGTCTGCTTCGGAGGTCGAAGCTCTTCTAGATAGCGTCAGCATCGATGAAGAGATGGGCGAGGCGATTCCCGGAAGCGAGGATGGCAGCCGCAAGAAGAAAATTGGGGCTTTTCCAGGCAGAGACTGGTGGTGGAAGCAGAAGTCGAAATCTGTGTCTTGTGACCGTGCCGAGGACTATTTGACGGAGTGGATTCAATCGGAGACCAAGAAGGAAGCTCCGACATGGGAGAGTGATGATCAGGCAACagggaagaagaacaagaagaacatCATTCGTCGCGGAGCCGAATGGTGGGCATCACTGTATCAAGAGTGGTGGCTAAAGAGGGGAAACAAGAGCCGGCCGACGAGGGAATGGTGGCGAGAGGAGTTCTACGAGGAGCTGCTCCTGCGCCGCCATAAACCGAAGCCGGAAGCATTCACCAAGTCTAAGAGCACCAATTACGGCAGCAGAGAGCAGCTACGGCGGTGGCAGAACGATGAGCACTCCACTTCTCCTCTCCAGAAAAGGAGGAGGAGCAAGAAGAACCATAACCAGTGCCGTGATCCCGGTCGCCGTGTAAATTCTTGGATCGATCAATTTAGCGGCGAAATCAACACAGTCGAAAGGAGTCAAAGAAGGAGCAGCAGCACACTGAGCCGGAGGGGCACCCTCTGCTATCTCGCCCCGGAGCACAGTGGCAGCAGCGGGATGCTAACTGAGAAGTGCGACATCTACAGCTTTGGCGTTCTTCTCCTGGTCATCGTTTCCGGCCGACGACCACTGCAAGTGATGGCATCCGTCGCTGCATCAGACCGGGAGCGAGCTAACCTCATGTCATGGGCGAAATATCTCGCTCGTTCTGGGAGGCTTCTTGATCTCGTCGACCCTGGTCTCTGCGCTGTCGACATGGAGCAAGCTCTTCTCTGCGTCAAGGTTGCGCTTTTATGCCTGCAAAAGACTCCATCCGCTCGCCCAACCAGCGAGGAAATACTCAGCATGCTTAATGGTGAATCAGAGCCTCCAATCCTCCCCCTCGAATTCTCGCCGCCGACGAGAATCATCGGCGAGTGA